One Pseudomonas lalucatii genomic window carries:
- a CDS encoding amidase, protein MTIVVEKLDLGGGGRSVMVKDTIDVAGHPTRASSRALEEASDADCHAEVVQALLNAGCRLVGKTSLHELAFGTTGLNAWTGTPENPRYPGRIPGGSSSGSAAAVAAGLCDFSLGTDTGGSVRIPAACCGVFGLKPTFGRVSRAGVMPAQTSLDCVGPFAADIDTLIAAMAAIDPSFQALPAVAGIRIGVVPVAANPEVQAALDAALEASDFALHGAPLPGMQAAYDAGLAVINRETWNACGHLVETGLVGADVASRLLAAKGTTDAALANAEAIRAAFTAEVDAALASCPILALPTMPDYPARVVDAADTRAAIGMTAFVRPFNLTGHPALSIPFEGASKLPVGLQLVAAKGADELLLAVARELVRRLEQ, encoded by the coding sequence ATGACGATAGTGGTGGAGAAGCTGGATCTCGGGGGGGGCGGGCGCAGCGTGATGGTGAAAGACACCATCGATGTGGCAGGCCATCCCACCCGTGCATCCAGCCGCGCCCTGGAGGAGGCGTCGGATGCCGATTGCCATGCCGAGGTGGTCCAGGCCCTGCTGAATGCCGGCTGCCGCCTGGTCGGCAAGACCAGCCTGCATGAGCTGGCCTTCGGCACCACCGGGCTGAACGCCTGGACTGGCACTCCGGAGAATCCGCGCTATCCCGGTCGCATCCCCGGCGGTTCCTCCAGTGGTTCGGCGGCCGCCGTCGCCGCCGGCCTGTGCGACTTTTCTCTGGGTACCGATACCGGCGGTTCGGTGCGCATCCCCGCCGCTTGCTGCGGAGTCTTTGGCCTCAAACCCACCTTTGGTCGCGTCAGTCGCGCCGGGGTGATGCCGGCACAAACCTCGCTGGACTGCGTCGGTCCGTTCGCCGCCGACATCGATACGCTGATCGCGGCCATGGCCGCCATCGATCCCTCATTCCAGGCGCTGCCAGCGGTGGCTGGCATCCGTATCGGCGTGGTGCCGGTAGCGGCCAATCCGGAAGTGCAGGCGGCCCTGGACGCCGCGCTGGAGGCTTCGGACTTCGCATTGCACGGCGCACCGCTGCCCGGCATGCAGGCTGCCTATGATGCCGGCCTGGCCGTGATCAACCGGGAAACCTGGAACGCTTGCGGCCACCTGGTGGAAACCGGCCTGGTAGGCGCCGATGTCGCATCCCGCCTGCTGGCTGCCAAGGGCACCACAGACGCTGCCCTCGCGAATGCAGAAGCTATTCGCGCCGCCTTCACCGCCGAGGTGGACGCCGCCCTGGCGAGCTGCCCGATCCTTGCCCTGCCAACCATGCCGGACTACCCGGCGCGGGTGGTGGACGCCGCCGACACACGCGCGGCCATCGGCATGACCGCCTTCGTGCGGCCGTTCAATCTCACAGGCCACCCGGCGCTGAGCATCCCCTTTGAGGGTGCCTCGAAGCTGCCGGTGGGCCTGCAACTCGTTGCCGCCAAGGGGGCGGACGAACTGCTGCTGGCAGTCGCCCGTGAACTGGTGCGGCGCCTTGAACAATAA
- a CDS encoding nuclear transport factor 2 family protein, whose protein sequence is MATEQLELRLRQLESEHAVRACMNRYMELCDALDARTPLDELAGLFTADAVWEGKGAKYATNFGGYQGREAIRAMFATYMVEPAHFALNVHFLCSELIRVEGVEATGSWVMLQTSTFASGASHLNAARLTVKFREEEGAWRMAHFQTENLFSRPVDAWNDSAHLPVPGKTGE, encoded by the coding sequence ATGGCCACCGAGCAACTCGAACTGCGCCTGCGCCAGCTGGAAAGCGAACACGCCGTGCGCGCCTGCATGAACCGCTATATGGAGCTGTGCGACGCCCTCGACGCCCGCACGCCCCTGGATGAGCTGGCCGGCCTGTTCACTGCCGATGCCGTCTGGGAAGGCAAGGGCGCCAAGTACGCCACGAACTTTGGTGGCTACCAGGGCCGCGAAGCGATCCGCGCCATGTTCGCCACCTACATGGTGGAGCCGGCGCATTTCGCCTTGAACGTGCACTTCCTCTGCTCGGAGCTGATCCGCGTCGAGGGTGTGGAAGCCACTGGCAGCTGGGTGATGTTGCAGACCTCGACCTTCGCCAGCGGCGCCTCGCACCTCAACGCGGCGCGCCTGACGGTGAAGTTCCGCGAGGAGGAAGGCGCCTGGCGCATGGCGCACTTCCAGACCGAGAACCTATTCAGCCGCCCGGTGGATGCCTGGAACGACTCCGCGCACCTGCCGGTGCCGGGCAAGACGGGCGAATGA
- a CDS encoding ABC transporter substrate-binding protein yields MHFKRAASTLLLSAVCASFAQADVKVGVITSSTGPIALVGLPQKNSVPLLPTQAGDQQVKYINLDDGSDPTATVKALKKLISEENVDAIIGPSGSPNAMGVIQFVAEAGVPLLAPVGTAAVVLPMTEEKKWVFKTTQNDDLIAKALVEHMQANNVKTLGFIGTADPYGENWSKVIATLAAEHGIKLVATERFQRQDTSVTGQSLKVLSTRPDAVLVAAPGSSAVLPQTTLFDQGYRGQMYQTHGAALPDFLKLGGKKVEGTILAASLMLVLDEMADEHPSKQIASDYIAAYEKLNGSKPATFGANTYDAGILLQRAIPIAAQQGEPGTPEFRAALRDALEQSTEVAATQGVYNMTPEDHSGFDERGRELIQVRNGTWTLLGSN; encoded by the coding sequence ATGCACTTCAAACGAGCCGCGTCCACCCTCCTTCTCAGCGCCGTGTGCGCATCCTTCGCGCAGGCCGATGTGAAGGTCGGTGTCATCACCTCCTCCACTGGCCCCATCGCCCTGGTCGGGCTGCCGCAGAAGAATTCCGTGCCGCTGTTACCCACCCAGGCCGGCGATCAGCAGGTGAAGTACATCAACCTGGATGACGGCAGCGACCCCACCGCGACGGTCAAGGCCCTAAAAAAGCTGATCAGCGAGGAGAACGTCGACGCCATCATCGGCCCGAGCGGTTCGCCCAACGCCATGGGCGTGATCCAGTTCGTCGCCGAGGCTGGCGTACCGCTGCTGGCCCCGGTGGGCACCGCCGCCGTGGTGCTGCCCATGACGGAGGAGAAGAAGTGGGTGTTCAAGACCACCCAGAACGACGACCTGATCGCCAAGGCGCTGGTCGAGCACATGCAGGCGAACAATGTGAAGACCCTGGGTTTCATCGGCACCGCCGATCCCTACGGCGAGAACTGGTCCAAGGTGATCGCTACCCTCGCCGCCGAACACGGCATCAAACTGGTCGCCACCGAACGCTTCCAGCGCCAGGACACCTCGGTCACCGGGCAGAGCCTGAAAGTGCTCTCCACTCGCCCGGACGCCGTACTGGTAGCCGCACCCGGCAGCTCCGCCGTGTTGCCGCAGACCACGCTGTTCGACCAGGGCTACCGGGGCCAGATGTACCAGACCCACGGCGCCGCACTGCCCGACTTCCTCAAGCTCGGCGGCAAGAAGGTGGAGGGCACTATCCTCGCCGCCAGCCTGATGCTGGTACTGGACGAGATGGCGGACGAGCATCCGTCGAAGCAGATCGCCAGTGACTACATCGCCGCCTACGAGAAACTCAACGGCAGCAAACCCGCCACCTTCGGTGCCAACACCTACGACGCCGGGATACTTCTGCAACGCGCCATCCCGATCGCCGCCCAGCAGGGCGAACCGGGCACCCCCGAGTTCCGCGCCGCCCTGCGCGACGCTCTCGAGCAGAGCACTGAAGTGGCCGCCACCCAAGGGGTCTACAACATGACGCCCGAGGACCATAGCGGCTTCGACGAACGCGGCCGTGAACTGATCCAGGTGAGGAACGGCACCTGGACCCTGCTCGGTAGCAACTGA
- a CDS encoding acyl-CoA dehydrogenase family protein: MSSLSALDCQHPAPITASEGFQALLADIRERARQEEFDRQKFISQDVIERFKDLGVYRALVPTRFGGDQRSPMAFCQMVEDISAADGSAGWVASFGMNPVYLAALPLATLEELYANGPDVVFAGGIFPPQPAAFVDGGLEVNGRWKFSSGCMGASLIGVGISPKNGDSVGLPRLAVMPRDKVKIEETWDVVGLIGTGSHDVVIEGVVVPEEWTFVRGGPANLDEPMFRYPSLSFATQVLSVVGLGVARAALDYLSGMASGRFSVTGAPALADRPLAQMQMAKAEAELRAARAWFYEAMESAWATVLAGDAVSVEQTNLLRLSSTHAARVSAEVARSAQMLSGMTGVYRDNPLSRFVNDTLVITQHAFMGDMTYQNAGAIFFGNKPLPGYL, encoded by the coding sequence ATGTCTTCGCTAAGCGCGCTGGATTGCCAGCACCCCGCCCCGATTACCGCGAGTGAAGGATTCCAGGCACTGCTCGCCGACATCCGCGAGCGTGCCCGGCAGGAGGAATTCGACCGGCAGAAATTCATTTCCCAGGACGTGATCGAGCGCTTCAAGGACCTCGGTGTCTACCGCGCTCTGGTGCCCACCCGCTTTGGCGGCGACCAGCGCTCGCCCATGGCGTTCTGCCAGATGGTGGAAGATATTTCCGCGGCCGACGGTTCCGCCGGCTGGGTGGCCAGCTTCGGCATGAACCCGGTGTACCTGGCGGCGCTGCCCTTGGCGACCCTGGAAGAGCTCTATGCCAACGGCCCGGACGTGGTCTTCGCCGGCGGCATCTTCCCGCCGCAGCCGGCCGCCTTCGTCGACGGCGGTCTGGAAGTGAACGGCCGCTGGAAGTTCTCCAGCGGCTGCATGGGGGCCAGCCTGATCGGTGTCGGTATCAGCCCGAAGAACGGCGACTCCGTTGGCCTGCCGCGCCTGGCGGTGATGCCGCGTGACAAAGTGAAGATCGAGGAGACCTGGGATGTGGTCGGCCTGATCGGCACCGGCAGCCACGACGTGGTGATCGAAGGCGTGGTGGTACCCGAGGAGTGGACCTTCGTCCGTGGCGGCCCGGCCAACCTCGACGAGCCGATGTTCCGCTATCCGTCGCTGTCCTTCGCCACCCAGGTGCTCTCGGTGGTCGGTCTGGGCGTTGCCCGCGCCGCCCTGGATTACCTATCCGGTATGGCCTCGGGGCGCTTCTCCGTCACCGGCGCTCCGGCCCTGGCTGACCGCCCGCTGGCGCAGATGCAGATGGCCAAGGCCGAAGCCGAGCTGCGCGCCGCTCGCGCCTGGTTTTACGAGGCCATGGAAAGCGCCTGGGCCACCGTACTGGCCGGCGACGCCGTGAGCGTGGAGCAGACCAACCTGCTGCGCCTGTCCTCGACCCACGCCGCCCGCGTGTCGGCCGAAGTGGCGCGCAGCGCGCAGATGCTCTCCGGCATGACCGGCGTGTACCGCGACAATCCGCTGTCGCGCTTCGTCAATGACACCCTGGTGATCACCCAGCACGCCTTCATGGGTGACATGACCTACCAGAACGCCGGGGCGATCTTCTTCGGCAACAAGCCGCTGCCCGGCTACCTGTGA
- a CDS encoding branched-chain amino acid ABC transporter permease: MNFQIAMLLGQDGITNGAIYALLALSILLVFTVTRILLVPQGEFVVYGALTMASLQAGHPTAMVWLLLGLTLVDCALDLFGAARSGHAFRAPRWIVLKLGYALLMVALITQLPLAELPMAIQALLTLALVVPMGPQIYRLVFQPIASASSLVLLIVAIAVHVSMVGIALLLFGPEGARTTPFSEAGLTLGPVTFNSQTLWVIAVSLALIIGLFLFFERSLYGKALRATAVNRMGARLMGISPSLAGKSTFFLASLIGTLSGILIAPITTLYFDSGFVISLKGFVGAIIGGLISYPVAALGALGVGLVEAFSMFWASTYKEIIVFTLIIPFLLWRSLTSRHVEEEE; encoded by the coding sequence ATGAATTTCCAGATCGCCATGCTGCTCGGCCAGGACGGCATCACCAACGGCGCCATCTACGCGTTGCTAGCTCTATCCATCCTGCTGGTTTTCACCGTCACGCGCATCCTGCTGGTCCCCCAGGGCGAGTTCGTCGTCTACGGCGCGCTGACCATGGCTAGCCTGCAGGCCGGACATCCCACGGCCATGGTCTGGCTGCTACTCGGCCTGACCCTGGTCGACTGTGCGCTTGACCTGTTCGGCGCCGCACGCTCGGGCCACGCTTTCCGCGCCCCCAGATGGATAGTGCTCAAACTGGGCTATGCGCTGCTGATGGTCGCCCTGATCACGCAACTGCCGCTTGCCGAGCTGCCCATGGCCATCCAAGCCCTGCTCACCCTGGCGCTGGTGGTGCCGATGGGGCCGCAGATCTATCGCCTGGTTTTCCAGCCCATCGCCTCGGCCAGTTCCCTGGTGCTGCTGATCGTCGCCATCGCCGTGCACGTGTCGATGGTCGGCATCGCCCTGCTGTTGTTCGGTCCCGAGGGCGCGCGCACCACGCCCTTCTCCGAAGCGGGTCTGACACTCGGCCCGGTAACGTTCAACAGCCAGACCCTGTGGGTAATCGCGGTGTCCCTGGCGTTGATCATCGGTCTGTTCCTGTTCTTCGAGCGCAGCCTCTATGGCAAGGCCCTGCGCGCCACCGCGGTGAACCGCATGGGTGCTCGACTGATGGGCATCTCGCCGAGCCTCGCCGGCAAGAGCACCTTCTTCCTGGCCAGTCTGATCGGCACCCTGTCGGGCATCCTCATCGCCCCCATCACCACGCTGTACTTCGATTCCGGCTTCGTCATCAGCCTCAAGGGCTTCGTCGGCGCCATCATCGGCGGGCTGATCAGCTACCCGGTGGCGGCCCTGGGCGCGCTCGGTGTCGGCTTGGTAGAAGCCTTTTCGATGTTCTGGGCCAGTACCTACAAGGAGATCATCGTGTTCACCCTGATCATCCCCTTCCTGCTCTGGCGCTCCCTCACCAGCCGCCACGTGGAGGAAGAAGAATGA
- a CDS encoding ABC transporter permease subunit, producing the protein MNPRYLIAALVAVLAVAPLVLPPFHVTLLNYIGLYALVVLGLVLLTGVGGMTSFGQAAFVGLGAYTSAYLTTVQDLPVWLAWASVSPWLTLLVGLVLTAAVALLLGALTLKLSGHYLPLGTIAWGLSLYYLFGTLDSLGGHTGVGGLPSISLLGWQLDKGEKIYYLIWAVLLLAMLLTQNLLDSREGRAIRALKGGQVMAESMGVNTFRAKMVIFLISALFAATSGWLYAHTQRFVNPTPFGLHMGIDYLFMALIGGVASVWGALLGAGILTMLKQWLQDLLPHLLGSTGNYEVIVFGLIIILLMQRSPAGLWPILRRLAPQSWKRGNRLAAPTAEAPELERRELPQHGKTILEARHVTKCFGGLVANNDMSLEVRAGEILALIGPNGAGKSTMFNQLSGVDTPTSGDVLFMGQRINGLSSRRIARMGMSRTFQHVKLLPEMSVLENVAIGAHLRGGKGVLSSALRLDRTEEAELLAEAKRQLERVGLGDYLYAEAGSLALGQQRILEIARALCADPCLLLLDEPAAGLRHKEKEALGILLSRLRSEGMAILLVEHDMDFVMGLVDLVVVMEFGQRIAHGLPEQVQKDPAVLEAYLGGAE; encoded by the coding sequence ATGAACCCCCGTTACCTGATTGCCGCCCTGGTCGCCGTGCTCGCCGTCGCGCCTCTGGTGCTGCCGCCGTTTCACGTCACCCTGCTCAACTACATTGGCCTCTATGCCCTGGTGGTGCTTGGCCTGGTGTTGCTCACCGGCGTCGGCGGCATGACCAGCTTCGGCCAGGCCGCCTTCGTCGGCCTCGGCGCCTATACCAGCGCCTACCTGACCACAGTGCAGGATCTCCCCGTCTGGCTGGCCTGGGCCAGCGTCTCGCCCTGGCTGACGCTGCTGGTGGGGCTGGTGCTCACCGCTGCCGTAGCTCTGCTGCTAGGCGCCCTGACGCTCAAGCTGTCCGGTCACTACTTGCCGCTGGGCACCATCGCCTGGGGCCTGTCGCTCTATTACCTGTTCGGCACCCTGGACTCCCTCGGCGGTCACACCGGGGTCGGCGGCTTGCCGTCGATCTCGCTACTGGGCTGGCAACTGGATAAGGGCGAAAAGATCTATTACCTGATCTGGGCCGTGCTGCTGCTGGCCATGCTGCTCACCCAGAACCTGCTGGATTCGCGCGAAGGCCGGGCGATCCGCGCACTCAAGGGCGGCCAGGTCATGGCCGAGTCGATGGGCGTGAACACCTTCCGCGCGAAGATGGTGATCTTCCTGATCTCCGCCCTGTTCGCCGCCACCTCCGGCTGGCTGTACGCGCACACCCAGCGCTTCGTCAACCCGACGCCGTTTGGCCTGCATATGGGCATCGATTACCTGTTCATGGCGCTGATCGGCGGCGTCGCCAGCGTCTGGGGCGCACTGCTCGGCGCCGGCATCCTGACCATGCTCAAGCAATGGCTGCAGGACCTGCTACCGCACCTGCTGGGCAGCACCGGCAACTACGAGGTGATCGTCTTCGGCCTGATCATCATCCTGCTCATGCAGCGCAGCCCCGCCGGCCTGTGGCCGATCCTGCGGCGCCTGGCACCGCAAAGCTGGAAGCGCGGCAATCGCCTGGCCGCCCCCACCGCCGAAGCGCCCGAACTGGAGCGCCGCGAATTGCCGCAGCATGGCAAAACCATTCTCGAAGCGCGCCACGTGACCAAGTGCTTCGGCGGCCTGGTAGCCAACAACGACATGAGCCTGGAAGTCCGCGCCGGCGAAATCCTCGCCCTGATCGGCCCCAACGGCGCCGGCAAGAGCACCATGTTCAACCAGCTCTCCGGTGTCGATACCCCGACCTCCGGCGACGTCCTGTTCATGGGCCAGCGCATCAACGGTCTGAGCTCCCGCCGAATCGCCCGCATGGGCATGAGCCGCACCTTCCAGCACGTCAAGCTGCTGCCGGAGATGAGCGTACTGGAGAACGTCGCCATCGGCGCCCACCTGCGCGGCGGCAAGGGCGTGCTGTCCTCCGCCCTGCGCCTGGATCGCACGGAAGAGGCCGAACTGCTGGCCGAGGCCAAACGCCAACTGGAGCGTGTCGGCTTGGGCGACTACCTATACGCCGAGGCCGGCAGCCTGGCGCTCGGCCAACAGCGCATCCTCGAAATCGCCCGCGCCCTGTGCGCCGATCCCTGTTTGCTGCTGCTCGACGAACCGGCCGCCGGTCTGCGCCACAAGGAGAAGGAAGCCCTCGGCATCCTGCTCAGCCGACTACGCAGCGAAGGCATGGCGATCCTGTTGGTGGAGCACGACATGGACTTCGTCATGGGCCTGGTCGACCTCGTGGTGGTGATGGAGTTCGGTCAACGCATCGCCCACGGCCTGCCGGAACAAGTGCAGAAAGACCCGGCGGTACTCGAAGCCTATCTCGGAGGAGCGGAATGA
- a CDS encoding ketopantoate reductase family protein: protein MHTSPARICVAGAGAIGCTLAARLAASGQQVKVLARGATLAAIRENGILLSDLDGEHRVRVEASDDAAELGRQDLVFLCTKAPALAGLLPRIAPLLGPETMVVPVVNGVPWWYFHGEPGRFAGQHIAAVDPNGVLTRTLDLRHVLGCVVFITAHCPAPAVSQAQNPHLMIFGELDNRMSPRLEHLRALVAAAGIEARASGRIRDPLWTKIIANLSSNPLSVVTGATLEQLYGQAELRELASAALHETLLVAAAYGARIDIDPRGFLEQGAGMGAVRTSMLQDYDKGNPLELAAIGDAVLELAGRLNLPMPVTRNLIALARFRGSQAHPTRSTT from the coding sequence ATGCACACTTCCCCCGCCCGCATCTGCGTGGCCGGCGCGGGCGCCATCGGCTGCACGCTCGCCGCTCGCCTGGCCGCCAGCGGACAGCAGGTCAAGGTACTCGCCAGAGGCGCCACCCTGGCGGCAATCCGCGAGAATGGCATCCTGCTCAGCGACCTGGACGGCGAACACCGTGTCCGGGTCGAAGCCAGTGACGATGCCGCCGAGCTCGGCCGGCAGGACCTGGTGTTCCTCTGCACCAAGGCGCCCGCCCTGGCCGGCCTGCTGCCGCGCATAGCGCCCTTGCTCGGCCCCGAAACGATGGTGGTGCCGGTGGTCAACGGCGTGCCCTGGTGGTACTTCCACGGCGAGCCGGGCCGCTTCGCTGGCCAGCACATCGCCGCGGTGGATCCGAACGGTGTGCTCACCCGCACCCTGGACCTGCGCCACGTCCTCGGCTGCGTGGTGTTCATCACCGCACATTGCCCGGCGCCCGCCGTGTCCCAGGCGCAGAACCCGCACCTGATGATCTTCGGCGAACTGGACAACCGCATGAGCCCGCGCCTGGAGCACCTGCGCGCGCTGGTGGCCGCCGCCGGTATCGAGGCGCGCGCCAGCGGACGCATCCGCGATCCGCTGTGGACCAAGATCATCGCCAACCTCAGCTCCAATCCCCTGTCGGTGGTCACCGGCGCCACTCTGGAGCAGCTCTATGGCCAGGCCGAACTGCGTGAACTGGCCAGCGCCGCCCTGCACGAAACGCTGCTGGTGGCCGCCGCCTACGGCGCCCGGATAGACATCGACCCGCGCGGCTTCCTGGAACAGGGTGCCGGCATGGGCGCGGTGCGCACTTCGATGCTGCAGGACTATGACAAAGGCAATCCGCTGGAGCTGGCCGCCATCGGCGACGCCGTGCTGGAACTGGCCGGGCGCCTGAACCTGCCAATGCCCGTCACTCGCAACCTGATCGCCCTGGCGCGTTTTCGTGGCAGCCAGGCCCACCCCACGAGGAGTACGACATGA
- a CDS encoding ABC transporter ATP-binding protein — MMNMAVETLPQVGNQVANAVLAVDDLSVAYGKVEALSNASLRVGEGQIVTVIGPNGAGKTTLLSAIMGVLGSRGQVNFDGNLEAVPEVEVMVSRGLGLVPEKRELFSSMSVADNLLLGAFQRHRRGDRSHAQTLQEVYELFPRLWERREQMAATLSGGERQMLAVGRALMAKPKLLMLDEPSLGLAPLITREIFRIITTLRQQGVSILLVEQNARAALRVADYAYVLETGQIAMEGPARQLADDPRVIEAYLGLTSKHQEMLSS; from the coding sequence ATGATGAACATGGCGGTAGAAACCCTGCCCCAGGTGGGGAACCAGGTGGCCAACGCGGTACTGGCGGTCGACGACCTCAGCGTCGCCTACGGCAAGGTCGAGGCCCTCAGCAACGCCAGCCTGCGTGTCGGCGAGGGGCAGATCGTCACGGTCATCGGCCCCAATGGTGCGGGCAAGACCACCCTGCTCTCGGCCATCATGGGCGTGCTCGGCTCGCGTGGCCAGGTCAACTTCGATGGCAACCTGGAAGCGGTGCCGGAAGTGGAAGTGATGGTTTCCCGCGGCCTTGGCCTGGTACCGGAGAAGCGCGAACTGTTCAGCAGCATGAGCGTGGCCGACAACCTGCTGCTCGGCGCCTTCCAGCGCCATCGGCGCGGCGACCGCAGCCATGCCCAGACTCTGCAGGAGGTCTACGAGCTGTTCCCGCGCCTGTGGGAACGCCGCGAGCAGATGGCCGCCACCCTCTCCGGCGGCGAACGACAGATGCTCGCCGTGGGCCGCGCACTGATGGCCAAGCCCAAGCTGCTGATGCTCGACGAGCCCAGCCTCGGCCTGGCGCCGCTGATCACCCGCGAGATCTTCCGCATCATCACCACCCTGCGCCAGCAGGGAGTGTCGATCCTGCTGGTGGAGCAGAACGCCCGCGCCGCCCTGCGCGTGGCCGACTACGCCTATGTGCTGGAAACCGGGCAGATCGCCATGGAAGGCCCGGCCCGGCAACTGGCCGACGACCCGCGCGTGATCGAGGCCTACCTGGGCCTGACCAGCAAGCATCAGGAAATGCTCTCCAGCTAA
- a CDS encoding IacB protein encodes MSEKKALRVLFCMGINQNFFDAPREEQLQVWAAFSAMWNGIHDLPGVKVFGNMDDDQSMVGPSIGYPWTTYLLADVPDIETVHAACNLFRTTAVGEGTYKLWRYAKVEARTGRELVIQRA; translated from the coding sequence ATGAGCGAGAAAAAAGCCCTGCGCGTCCTGTTCTGCATGGGAATCAACCAGAACTTCTTCGACGCCCCGCGCGAGGAGCAACTGCAGGTGTGGGCCGCCTTCAGCGCGATGTGGAACGGCATCCACGACCTGCCCGGCGTAAAGGTGTTCGGCAATATGGACGACGACCAGAGCATGGTCGGCCCGTCCATCGGCTACCCCTGGACCACCTACCTGCTGGCCGACGTGCCGGATATCGAAACCGTGCACGCCGCCTGCAACCTGTTCCGCACCACGGCGGTGGGTGAAGGCACGTACAAGCTGTGGCGCTACGCCAAGGTCGAGGCCCGTACCGGCCGCGAACTAGTTATCCAGCGCGCGTGA
- a CDS encoding class II aldolase/adducin family protein: MNAMAMTQHQQCSDEEWALRVKLAHCYHLVDYFGWTETIFNHISARLPGPAHHYLVNPFGLNYSEVTPANLLKVDLHGKKLEESPYDGNPAGFALHSAVHGARDDIQCVIHTHTTPISAVVQKKRGFGHDDFYGAQLYGRIGYHTFEGITLFDDEKARMIESLGDKHILVLRNHGIAVGESSIEKAFFLLWTVQRAAENQCAAGALGGDDHPLEDGIAEKCANLTAMLIRESGFATKFYDAMVRKMRAERELPW, translated from the coding sequence ATGAACGCCATGGCCATGACCCAGCACCAACAGTGCAGCGACGAAGAATGGGCGCTGCGCGTCAAGCTCGCCCACTGCTATCACCTGGTCGACTACTTCGGCTGGACCGAGACCATCTTCAACCACATCTCCGCGCGTCTGCCCGGCCCGGCCCACCACTACCTAGTCAATCCCTTCGGTCTCAACTACAGCGAAGTCACCCCGGCCAACCTGCTCAAGGTCGACCTGCACGGCAAGAAACTGGAGGAATCGCCCTACGACGGCAACCCAGCGGGCTTCGCCCTGCACAGCGCCGTACACGGCGCACGCGACGACATCCAGTGCGTGATCCACACCCACACCACACCGATCTCCGCCGTGGTGCAGAAGAAGCGCGGCTTCGGCCATGACGACTTCTACGGCGCCCAGCTCTACGGACGCATCGGTTACCACACCTTTGAAGGCATAACGCTGTTCGATGACGAAAAGGCGCGAATGATCGAGAGCCTTGGCGACAAGCACATCCTGGTGCTGCGTAACCACGGCATCGCGGTGGGCGAGAGCAGCATCGAGAAAGCCTTCTTCCTGCTCTGGACGGTGCAGCGCGCCGCCGAAAACCAGTGCGCCGCCGGCGCCCTGGGTGGCGATGACCATCCACTCGAGGACGGTATCGCCGAGAAGTGCGCCAACCTCACCGCCATGCTGATCCGCGAAAGCGGCTTCGCCACCAAGTTCTACGACGCCATGGTGCGCAAGATGCGCGCCGAGCGCGAACTGCCCTGGTAA